One genomic window of Mucilaginibacter sp. SJ includes the following:
- the tnpA gene encoding IS200/IS605 family transposase, translating to MIRAPEVLNLTNLITKDGKNTYSQLHIHIVFAVKYRMALIEDTWAERLRMYITSIIQNQGHKLIAINNMPDHLHLFIGLNPNQSISEIVRIIKSDSSEWINKQKLANGGFQWQEGYGAFSNSRSQIDKVVNYIANQQGHHRKITFLDEYRKMLNDFNIEFDEQYIFKLPQ from the coding sequence TTGATTAGAGCACCAGAGGTGCTCAACTTAACGAACCTGATCACGAAGGATGGCAAGAACACTTATTCTCAGTTACATATCCACATCGTTTTCGCCGTAAAATATCGTATGGCGTTAATTGAAGATACCTGGGCCGAGCGGTTAAGAATGTACATAACTTCGATTATTCAAAACCAAGGGCACAAATTAATAGCTATTAACAACATGCCCGATCATCTGCATTTATTTATCGGATTAAATCCCAATCAATCTATTTCTGAAATTGTGCGCATCATAAAAAGCGACTCATCCGAATGGATTAATAAACAAAAATTAGCCAATGGCGGATTTCAGTGGCAGGAAGGATATGGAGCTTTTAGTAATAGCAGGTCACAAATTGATAAGGTGGTAAACTACATAGCAAACCAGCAAGGGCATCATCGAAAAATTACATTTTTAGACGAATACAGGAAAATGCTAAATGATTTCAATATCGAATTTGACGAACAATATATCTTTAAATTGCCTCAATAA